A genomic segment from Pseudomonadota bacterium encodes:
- a CDS encoding phasin family protein yields MKALTEINTKAFTKSTEQQQALVTNLSEGCAHQIQLATESKGHAELLSGQAELAAKQREKLLAIVSDTASVLEAARAELTAWVEKGFEAVTQPLSKVAGAKQAA; encoded by the coding sequence GATGAAGGCACTCACCGAGATCAACACCAAGGCCTTCACCAAGTCGACCGAGCAACAGCAGGCCCTCGTGACTAACCTGAGCGAAGGCTGCGCCCACCAAATCCAGCTGGCCACTGAGTCTAAAGGGCATGCGGAGCTGTTGTCCGGCCAGGCCGAACTGGCAGCCAAGCAGCGTGAAAAGCTGCTCGCCATCGTCAGCGATACGGCCAGTGTGCTCGAAGCTGCCAGAGCCGAACTCACCGCTTGGGTGGAAAAAGGCTTCGAAGCCGTGACTCAGCCCTTGAGCAAGGTCGCGGGTGCGAAGCAGGCTGCGTAA